ctccatcccaaccACCCTCAGTGGCCACTGGCCTAGTGGCATCTGACACTTGCAAAACCTAGTTCAGGATTCAATCTGGACGGCGGAAGATGTGTTCATTTCCGAGCCGACCTCTGCGTTCATTTTTAATGTGATCTCCGCAAATGCGGAAACATTACCTTTAAAAAGATGCATAGCCAGAAAGAGGGGATCGGATTGAATCACAGACCTAAGACTCAATTCAATCCGTAACACTGACATGCTGTAGCTGGAATGAAATgtgtcatttccgattgagccagCATCAGCGGCGTTGACCGTCAGTGCAGGAACATTGGCTTTAACTGTATTTTGCGCTGCAGCAAAACTCTCcagcgatacggattgaatcgagACCCGAGTGTAAAAATACAGGTCACGCAGAACgaaaaaaaaaaaggtacaaaACTGCTTTATTTACCACAACTGTTTGACCCcagggctggattcaatctgGAGTGCTGAAGAGACGCATGTTTGAAATTCAAAAAGTCATTttcgattgagccgacatatgcagcgtttaatGCAAATGCAGAAATCTTGcatttaaatttcaatcacgctatAACGCTGATCTTCAGCACTACTGATTGAAACCAGACCCTTATTGCCTAATACAAATATAACACTCCCTAAACAGTGCACAGAGTCATCATACTCACCCCATGAACAAAATGACACTGTATTTAACACCAAAGGAAACAGTTTACCAAAAAATTGGCCCCAAATCTTCACTATGTCCCTTAAGTCAGGTAAGCACATTCCTTCATGATGAAGGTGTGCCCTGCAGGTAAATGATTCTGGGaccatgttttttaaaatttaaagtGGATGAATGTAAATACTCAATGCTTCGCATCAATTATGTTACTTAATGATGATAGCTCCTTGAATCTCTGACAATCACTGCTGCAAAAGATGTTGACTCAGATGGCAGCCACCTCACTCTCCCACTTCCCCAGTGGCTATAGTTACTATCAGAAGTAGTAACATTAAAATGTTTGACAGCGTGAATGAATGGTGCTTGTCAAGGAACAACTGAGGCCTGGAAAAacatacaccgagtgtacaaaatattaggaccaccttcctaatattggagTCGTACACacttttgcactcagaacagcctcagttcgtcagggcatggactcatcaagcgttccacagggatgccgactccgatgcttcccacagttgtgtcaaggtgGCTTATGGGTGGCGgagcattcttgatacacaagggaaactgttgagcgtgaagaaGTCAGCAgcggtgcagttcttgacacaaaccggtttgcctggcacctgctaccataccccaCTCAAAGGCACAAATCTTTTGTctcgcccattcaccctctgaatggcacaaacaCAGTCTCAAAGTTTAAAAATCCtactttaacccgtctcctccccttcatctacactgattgaagtggatttgacaGGTGACAACAGTAAGTAATCATCATTTTCAACACTAAAATAATCTAGAATGTAATACTGCAACTGAAGCAGTTTGGTATGATAAAATACTTGCCATGGCAGTGACTAAAAAGAAAATACTGAAAAAGTATTGAAGAACATGTAAAGTTTCCATACTGTTCTGAACCCCAAAATGTACATAGATATACATAGAAATCAATTTGATAGAACAAATGCAAAAAACAGATAActcagtggagagagtggagaaaccCATGAAAGACAATTAAGGCCTATGTCTCATAGCCCAGTTGCTGATTCTTACATTCGGGTGGATAGACAGAAACAGTCCAGAGGCTATGTAAACTCAGATAAGACCTCACGTGTTACAAAGAAAGAGTTCCAGGATTGGCAGCTTCCTCTAAGGTTTCAAATAAGGAATGAGTATCAAACAGAATCGGAAAAAAGAGGGGGGATTGAAAATGGGAACAGAAAGAGTTTGACTCAAGTGCTCAGTCCTTCTCGAAGAACATGAAATCCTGTGAGGCAGAAAAGAAGAAATGTCAACTAAATTTCCTCCAACAACTGCTCATCTTATCAGCATAGTAATAGGATTTACACGTGTCAAGTTCTGTGAttcaaatttttttttaaacagacaaATGGGACTTACGATGAGGAAGCAGGCACCCATGAGCACAGCCTTCATCTTGACGTCCAGGTCCATGGGGAACTGGATGCCAAAGTTGTCCGTGTAGGTGAAGACCTCCTTTATCAGGCCACCCCACTGCTTACTGATGCGGCCGATGGGCTTGCCTCCATCTTCCCCCGTCAGCTACGAGTGTGCAGCAAAACACATGGGTCAGAGACAAAGATTTGCCCACTGCACCTCATCACATCACATCCCTACTTCTGAAAGGATTAGATGAGTGTGTAGACAAAAGGGTAACTTAGCCAATCTTTTCTGGTCTAAAAGAAGTCCAAAGATAAGGTTTGTTCTAGTTAAATAGGACTGTTATGAACCGATTTCACTGAAAGAAAGCCCAAACTGTATGACCCTTCACCTCAAAATTCACATCCCCGCAGCAGTTGCAGGCGAAGCAGGGTCCCTCCAGCTTCATTACGGTCTCCTTGTTGGCCCCCTTGATGGAGAACTTGGGCACACAGGGGTTCCAGTCCTGGGACACATAGCCTATGGTGGTGCCAGGCGGGGCTTGGACCTCGAGCTGAGGGACACAACATTTGAAAGGTATTTGACCATGTTTAAAATCAGGCTTCGGTCTGTACACTGTGTCTTTAAATAGCATGTGCTTGGCTTACTGCAAAGCTTGCTTCAGCAGGTAATATGGCACTGATTTGATGAGTGCATTGGTGTCCGATGTTGGCGTTGAAATCACTATCATGACAAAGGTTCTTCACATGGTAACTGTGGGGCTGTGTCTCCATAGACACTGAACTAATGTGTGACACTGCAGTCATAAGGGACCTTAGAAATGTACTATACTTCACGGCTCCACCTGTACCCGAATACCAGAGATCCTATCAGGGGCCCGAGCGGGTCCAGATCCAGTGTTCTAAATAATGCCACAGGTCAGAATGTACTGTGGTTAGCCTGCCAGAAAATGTGATTCACTAGAGACAGCGCTGAAAGGTGAAGAGATGGCACCAGATCAAGACAGTCTGGGAGAGGGTTTGGACTGACAAAAGGACCATTCAGCGTCATTCATAGATCTTTACAAAGCAGACACTAAGGATTTGGTAGGACAGTACAAAATAGCTTTGAGTCCAAGAGTTTCTTTTTAGCATTAGCATCATTAACTTGTACTTCATACAGTGTTGTATAGCAATGCTAACCTgaggataaataaaataattgcATTTTAGGTGACCTGTCCCTTTACTCCTCACACATCAAGACTCAATGATGATTTTATGCATTCTCTTTCCTGGTTACATAGTCAAATATTTGTCTCAGGGTTCAGCACCCCATTGTACCTCTTGCAGGCAGCAGGGGCAACAGCAGGAGGCACAGCGGAAGGGTCGTATGAGGCGGATGACCTCGCGGTCCGTGTTGTCCTTGATCTTCATGTCAAAGCTACGCAGGGCACCGCAGCAGTTGCGTGTGCAGCAGTCGTTCTTCTCCTTGGCCTTGTAGATCTTCTGACCCAGGCTGTTCTTGATCTCGTACTGGTTGTTGGTCTCAAAGCCAATAAACACTGAGGAGAGGGGaacggagggaggagaaggaagaggggatgGTGGGGAAGGTGAGAGGACAAACGCAAGAACGTAATCAGGAAAACAGTAGTTTGGTGGTGGTCACTCTCTCCTCATGATTTATCGACTTTTTACAATGCCTTGACTTCTGTTCTCTCTGTACTCCGATATGACTAGCAAGCTCACCTTCCAGCAACTCCACTTTTTGGTGTATAAGGAGCTGGTCAATCTGAAATGCAGAACAGAGTATGAgatggtgtacaaaacattaggaacatccttcatgacagactgaccaggtgaaagctatgatcccttaatgaaacctgttaaatcagtgtagatgaagggggggggggacacacagGTTAAAGGACTTATAAGCcttgacatggattgtgtattttacctttatttaacccggatgacgctgggccaattattcGCCGCCCTAaaagactcccaatcacggccgggttgTGATACATCCCAGGACcgtaccagggtctgtagtgatgcctctgtggctgagatgcagtgccttagaccgctgtgccactcagaagtccctgtgtgtatgtttgccatGCAGAGGGATGTTTGTGAAATCAGTGTATTTGACAGCCTGTTGTGATACTCTCTCCAAGCAAACCTACCTGTGTTAGGTACTCCAGACCAGGTGGAACTCCAACAGGCACAACTGCTGCAGGGGCTGGGGAGATGGCTGCAGGAGGGCCCGAGTGAGGTGCACCGAATTCAGGCCCAGGCATGGGACCACCATACCCTGGGCCCATTTGAGGTACCCCATATTCAGGCATGGGCACAGGCTGATGCATCACAGGCTGGCCTGGGTGGAGTTGTTTGTGGTTGTAGCCCATATGGAAGTCAACCAGTGGGGGAGCATGGTTAGGGTCACCATACCCACCATGAGGAACAGGGTAGGGTGCCGTGGAGTAACTTCCAGGACCCTGGTGAGGGGATGGGTAACCTGAGGAAATagtattataatacattcatATTGATAAAAAGCTAAACATGAATATGGAGTTATGGATGCAAATGTGGGGAGTGTGAACTGGTGTTATTAAAGCTCATGCATTGGAGATTCTGCATTAAGGAAATTGTATGGCATTAACAAAAGTGGGCCGTATTGCTGGACACCAATGGACTCCCCACAACGTACCACTCGTTCAATGGAAACTGCAAGGAACAAAAGTAATTTCACATAATCTAAGCTTACAGCAACGTAGTTAGCCTTTTACACAGCAAGCTTTTTCTTATCTCGAATACACAGGAATAATAGCATTACACAAATCCTATTGGGGAAAATACCCAGGGGGAGTTTCATTACGGTGCAACAGGGAAATTTGTGATTAACTGTTGTCAAGAATCTGCGGTCGTCCTGCTCAGAATCGAATTCCAGTCGAAGGATTTTGACCACTGCTTACTATTCTTATCAGGCAGTGGCTGGATGGCAAACAATGTCTAAAAATACACAAAATGGGTACTTAAAATTCATATTTTGAATGGTGAAAAATGATATTTCAGAATCTAGACAACTCCATATTTAAAAACACTATAAAAGTAGTTTCAAGATGTCTATCATATACACGTTTCACAGATCATAGGTCTTACAGGAGggcatgtataggtctaaaaaggGACTAAAATTGCCACTTTCATGATTTTCTCAAAAATGgcttgtgatacaaatgtaaatacTGTCAATcatccttcctcccaatgaaGTTACTAAGTGACACTtcccagaacaatctgagattcCAAAAATATTTCCAGGCTACGCTGGCATGGAATCACTCAGATGTATCGCTGCACCCATTTCCACATTCCTACCTCTAAGGTAGGAAAACAAAAAGATTGACTAGCTTTCTTTTTACTGAACAATTGCTCCTGGATTACAGACACCTAGACCAAGAGTGGGGAGATTGAGAGCAGCAGATTTTTGCACTTTCCCTTTTTGTAAACTACTGAAAGTAAAGATATTTTGTTTTGGAAGCAAAGAACATTTTTACATTGTGCATTTAAATGTAAGAACATGAATTGACTTGTCAAAATTGGGATGGTCTTTTTTAGTATTGAAATAAGACACTTCATACATCCTTTTCCTACTTCAACAATTCGGGAGAGGGTAAAGTTTCAGTTGAGAGCCTCGAGGAATGTGAAGTAGAagcaggggtgtattcactaggaacccaACAGAACGAAATGGGAAGTGACctaactgaatttgtccaatagaaacttgttTCCGTTGCTAAACGTTTTCCGTTAGCTAAGGTGTGAAGTAATGATTTTACAACCCTGGTGAAGAAAAACCAGTTCAGTTATCTATTCATTCAGGAAGAGACTCAAGTCACAGTTTGTGATGTCAAACAGATTCACATTTACACCCCTTTGTGTTCTCAAACATTGCAGCATGAGGGCATTGGGCACAAGTTGGTGGCAGAACACCAACCTGGTGTCAGCATTTTGTAATATTCTGTACGGTTCGCATGGtaaccgagtggcgcagcggtctaaagcactgcatctcagcgctagaggcgtcactacagacaccctggttcgaatcaaggctgtatcacaaccggccgtgattgggaggtCCCAtagacgcacaattggcccatcgttgtccgggtttggccggtgtcattgtaaataacgtTAACGGATTTACCTAGTTGAATAAATAATTGGTAGATGTCCATCACCCCTTTCGTATGTGTCACGAATAACAActcgtattatatgttacgaatttgcaaaacgtatgataaTGTAACGAATTCCAAAAACGCCTACATTTACATGCTGCTTATGGGTGAATTTGACTACCTTTGGATTTTGAGGCTCGTACGAGTGTCCTGCTAAGATAATGTCTAATTGTCGCAAATCAACTGTATTATACTTTTTAAACTAACCAAAGGCTTTTTGGATAGCCTTTGCTACTGCCTGTCAATGTACATTAGCATCCTAGCTGACAACCGCTAcatccaaaatagttattttgcaAAGACCAACCATCTTACGCGTTTGAGATGCCAAAACAGTTATTTTGTTTAAGTAATACAAAATGTAATTCTATGCTAGGTTGAATGGGAGCAGACGGCGATTACTTTCTTTATACAGCCAAAGCCAAAAGTTGAGCTTCTGTGTGTAACGTCAGTCATGTACTGAAAAGGGGCCGATGAACACAGACAGTTATCCTGCAAAGATGCAATTTATGAGAAAAAAACAACCCCAGTATAATATGATAACTAAATTATGTAGAACATATTTACCTGGGGCTGACATGACTTAGTGGACAAGCAGTGGCTAGCAGGCGGATTTACTCGTAACGATGTGCGGTGAGAGTCGGGAAGCACGTTCAGGGAGTGAGTGGGTGATTTAATAAAAACCAagaacatgaaacagaaacaaagaTGCatggggaaagaaccaaaggggcaggtaa
This DNA window, taken from Oncorhynchus tshawytscha isolate Ot180627B linkage group LG10, Otsh_v2.0, whole genome shotgun sequence, encodes the following:
- the LOC112260036 gene encoding phospholipid scramblase 2 isoform X1; the protein is MSAPGYPSPHQGPGSYSTAPYPVPHGGYGDPNHAPPLVDFHMGYNHKQLHPGQPVMHQPVPMPEYGVPQMGPGYGGPMPGPEFGAPHSGPPAAISPAPAAVVPVGVPPGLEYLTQIDQLLIHQKVELLEVFIGFETNNQYEIKNSLGQKIYKAKEKNDCCTRNCCGALRSFDMKIKDNTDREVIRLIRPFRCASCCCPCCLQELEVQAPPGTTIGYVSQDWNPCVPKFSIKGANKETVMKLEGPCFACNCCGDVNFELTGEDGGKPIGRISKQWGGLIKEVFTYTDNFGIQFPMDLDVKMKAVLMGACFLIDFMFFEKD
- the LOC112260036 gene encoding phospholipid scramblase 2 isoform X2 is translated as MKIKDNTDREVIRLIRPFRCASCCCPCCLQELEVQAPPGTTIGYVSQDWNPCVPKFSIKGANKETVMKLEGPCFACNCCGDVNFELTGEDGGKPIGRISKQWGGLIKEVFTYTDNFGIQFPMDLDVKMKAVLMGACFLIDFMFFEKD